From the genome of Oryza glaberrima chromosome 1, OglaRS2, whole genome shotgun sequence:
AGTTTATTACTTGATTTCCATATTTAGCAATTAGCCGATTGAACTTCttaatgataaaaaataattaaaatctaaatgaaAAATCACATGTTTCCTATAGCAGAATAATGCGTGACACATTTTatgagaaatattttttatttatcttatacaatattatagtatatttttttagcaattaGCAAACACATGCATTTAGCTAGCCATCTAAAatgcacatactccctccgggttaataatatttgtcgttttggacaagagcatggtctccaaaaaataactttgaccattattttccgttataatatgtataaaagtattaacaaatatatgattttattaaaatactttttaagactaTTCTATACATGtaatcaccatatttgaaagataatgattttaaaaatgattcataatcaaagattctaaagtttgatctCATCCTTGTCtaaaatgacaagtattatcagcccggagggagtagtacttttAGTCAAAATATTCATTTTACCTATCGTGAGGACATGGTCAACTCCAATCTATAATTATGTGTGTAGGGTTTATTGCGTGTACAAATTAACTGAGGgaccgaaatttcagaaagaaaatatttgaagtttgacaaaaaaaattgatagaaTTTGAACAGATGTTACTAAATTCACAAGTATTGAAATTTTCGGAAAAATATAGTTTCGTACCGGGGGTTCAAAATTCccgaaattttaaaaatttcaagCTGAAATTGTAAACCCTGGATGTGTATGGATTGGaccaaaccatatatatatataccccgaTCGAGTACAACCAAATTAGTGTTGAATTCGTATTATATTAACATGAATTATCTGTAAACACGTACGTTTGGTACGACTCCAATTCCGAGATTCTTATCTCGTGGGAGCTAAAGCTATATCAAGCACTTCCAAGATCTTGGATAACATAGGTAAAGCTACCACACCGCTTCCAAAAGTTACACTACAAGCATGGAGCGGCATATTCCCGCCGCTTTCTCAGCTCCTCTCCACCATAGTAGCTATACCAAATACACCCTTAATTGATTTAGTAATCTTTCTAGCGTTAGAACATACTAGCACACAGAAGggagtggattttaaactctcaaGAAGATATCCTCTCGTTATTTACATATCATGTAAATaactacaagaaaaaaaataagatgaattaatatgtgatatatcactccaccaacatgtaagttaaaatttaaatttacaagttgcaacataaaacaaattaaactatagaTAGTTTACGTATACAATcaaatttgccttttttttaacttgtagaaattaaatttgatgTTGCTTatttatgaagtgatatatcacaaaTTAGTCTACCTTAATGATTCTTTCTTTAAGTTTTTTCCATAATTATTCAAGTGACACTTAAACAATAAGAGGAGTCTCCTTAAGAGTTTAGAATATTTCAGATGACCAGGTGCACACACAAAATAGCTAGCCTCCTGGGTATACACGTATGTTTAACACGAATTGTTTGATAATCTTGGACAAATAATTTAGTATAGTTCGGCAAGCAAACATCAAACAAGACAACTATGCATAGATATACTACTCTCGTGCTTTGACTCAATATATACAGCAGCATTAGTTAACGGTTACAAAGGCACACGTCGACACACACGTAAGAGTAAGAGACGAACTACTAATCCAATAATTCCATGCTTAATTAGTACAGACAAAACCAACGCGTCAAAATGAAAGCCATCTGAATTAACTGGAGTATCTTCCAACTACTAATACTAATTAATCTAACCACTAAAGTCTCTTTCATTGCATGAGATAATCCATGGCTTTTCCCAcaaattcattcattcattaattccatCACTCACTTTGCATGATGGCTGCTAgtggccgtcgacgacgacgacgacggcgccgccatctccacgTAGTTGGtgatcttctcctcctcctccggcgacggcggtggagtggcggcagagtcgtcgtcgccggccatgtTGTGGATGCCGAAGAGCTCGCCCATCTGCTCGAGCGTGCGCCCACGAGTCTCCGGGAGGTAGGTGAAGAAGAAGAGCCAAGCAAGCGAGGCGATGCCGGCGTAGAGGAAGAAGCTGCCGCCGATGGTGATGGccttggagagggagaggaaggtcATGGAGATGACGCCGCTGGTGACGCGGTTGAGGCCGACGCCAAGAGAGCAGCCGAGTGCACGGAGGTGGAGCGGGAAGATCTCGGAGCTGTACACCCAGGTGATGGGGCCGAGGCCGATGGAGAAGAAGGCGACGAAGGCGAGGATGGAGGCGATGGACACGGCGAtgacccagccgccgccggtggcgccctCACCGATGACGGTGAGGCCTAAGCCGAGGGTGACGAGGGTGGCGACCATGCCGCCGGCGCTggccagcagcggcggccgccggccgaAGCGGTCGAGCGTGAACGTTGCCACCAGGATGAAGAGCGTCTTGGTGACGCCCACGGCGCACGTCGTGCCGAGCAGCTTGTTCTTGTCGGTGATCCCGGCGCTCTGGAACACGCGCGGGCTGTAGAGCACGACGGCGTCGATGCCCGACGACTGCTGGAAGAAGTGGATGCCGAGCGCCGACAGGAGCACGCGCCGgacggccggcgtcggcgacagGATCAGCTCCTTCCACAcgcgcctctcgccgccggccctCTTCGGCACGGCCACGACGTCACCGTCGAGGTCGGCCGGGATGGCCACCGCCTCCTTGATTTCCGCGAGGCGGgtggcggcctcctccgccgtgtCCGAGGTCTCGCCGAGGACGACCTTGGCGTCGGCTAGGCGGCCCTTCATGACGAGCCACCGCGGCGACTCCGGCATGGCGAGCACCATGAGCGCGAGGGCGACGGACggcgccgcgccgacgccgagcatGAGGCGCCAGCCGAGCTGCAGGCGGAGGCGCGAGAAGGCGTAGTTGGAGACGTAGCCGAGGAGGATGCCGAAGTTGATGAACACCTCCGGGAAGGAGGTGAGGAAGCcgcgcgacgacgccggcgagacCTCGGCGGTGTAGACGGGCGCGATCATGAGGGCGTAGCCGACGCCGATGCCGGCGACGAAGCGGCCGGCCATGAGCATGGGGTAGTTGACGGAGAGGCCCATCATGATGGCGCCGACGAAGAAGATGACCGCGGCGAGGATGAtggtgaggcggcggccgatCCAGTCGGAggtccggccggcggcgaaggagccGACGAGGGAGTAGAGGTTGAGGATGCCGAGCAGGATCTCCACCTCGACGTCCGTGATCTTCATGTCCTCCTTGATGAACAGCGACGCCCCGCTCATCACCCCGATGTCTGCATGCATggagtacatatatatttttaaagataatagatTAAAACTCCGGTCTCtgtatccaaccggatatacaCGGCTTAGTAAGTTTTTTTATATGGTCAaacaatgatatgatatgatatgatatgtagGAGGGTGTACAGTGTTGTACcgtagccgaggaggatggAGGTCATGGAGGCCAGAATTGCGCAGGCGAAGGCGAAGCGGACGTTGGCCTTCTTCCGCGGCGGCGCATGCTCGGACTCGGAGGAGGCTGCCATGTCCGGCGTGTTCTTCTGCTCCtccgccattttttttttgtgttgctgGAAATTAAGCTACTGTACGTGCTATATGTGCTGCACTTAATTGGCCCAAGTTAACTTGACATATGTAATTAATGAGACTGCATATGCAACATGAGGCTCTCTGGAGACTGGAGAGAGCGTGTATATATAGGCAGTACTGGTGGCTGTGTGTGTGATCGACGGTCAAAGTAATCAATTGATGACAGTATGACATTTGGAGCGTGTATATATAAGCCATACTGGTGTGTGATCGACGGTCAAAATAATCAGTTGATGACAGTATGACATTTGCCCATTGCAACTTGTTTACTTGTAAAGGTTGGAACTGGGAAGGCCTCCGTGCCGAGCCCAGCTGGCTCGTCATCCACCCTATTTGGAAGGCCTCCGTATCAACTTTGATCCTGCTACCATCACCATCGACAGGTACAcccaaaatatttcaaaaattcatattttttaaaaaaatatttcaaaaaaatcatattttcttTGGATCCCTCGTGGGTTTGGATCCATTTGATTTGAGATGGCAAACCATGCCACTCGACTTCATTTTATCAGTTTCTCATGGATTCTCCTTTCCTTGATTTCCCTTTTACCATCAAATTAAAATCTCCATTCCTTGATTTTTCCTGTGCacttttgtttattttgtaCCATCTAGTTACGAATTAAGAAGCGGGAAAGCTGGACACATGTGCACATATTGCCTCATAACAATTCACATACTGCCATACTGCGATACAAGGCAGTGCTTCTAGCAATTCAGAAAGTGAGAAATCAACACAAAACATAACCAGTCGAGTTCCAAATTGTCTTCAGCTAATATATTGATGATTCAAACAGATGCTAACGATGCAAGTTAGAAGAGAGGTAAATCCATAAGTCATAACAACTCCAACTCCAACACTCGACCATCAAATATAGCTGATTCTGGCCCAGTTCTCTTAGACAAAGGCGTTTGGACATTACTAAGAGCGACGTAGCAAAGAGGCAATCCTCGACACAAGACTATATAGATAACTCATTTCGGGTTTCTGAGCACAATGATGACCGAGTCCCCACGTAGGAACATCTTGCTGATGAACCTGTCCTTGTTCACTGGAAGAGCCTTCTTCTTGCCTTTACCAGTCTTTGGTACCTGCAGCAAGAGTAACACATGTTATTACTGAAAACAGCACTACACTCAACTggaacaaaagttcaaaacttCAGATAACGCCTTGCATGTACCTCGGTCCACATCTCCCTGACATTCTCAAGAACCATGTTGCAATGGCGATCAAATGCCCTCACACGACCTAGTAACTTCTTGTTGTTCCGGCAATTGATAAGCACCTAGAAAGAAGAGCATACACAATCAGAACAATGCATATCTTTAGAAGCATCAAGTGTAGTCAGGAGAACCACTTATGGTCGGCTAATTCTGTAGGTAACTCCTAAAGATACACTTATTAATATAACCGCACTGCTAACCGCAACAAAGATCTGAGGTCGGACCCATACAATATACATCAAGCAGATATTTTCAGAGTTTTTGCCTAGTGTACACAAAATACAGGAGCAGCTATGAAGAAGTCAGCACAAATTTGCAACTATGGCTTGTTTTCCCACATCatacaaatgaccaaaattgaCAAATGGTTACACATAGCACAGCATGATAAAGTTGAGGTATCTAAAGAAAAAGACATAACACCAGGTGAATAAATTCAACATCCCAGTAACTGAAAGCAAGATAGCATATCAAGGTATCTAAACCAAAAGATATCGCAGGGAATGAATGAATTCAACATGCGGTAACTCAATATACATGACAAAATGGCATATTTCAAGGTGTAAAGGGCAAAGATAGGTGCGTGAATTCAATCCAGCAACTCATCTTGCTATTGCACCAACTCAACACTCCAGTAAATAAACAGACTCAGAAAATCAAGTAAATAATGAAATACTAATCCCACAACCCACAACGATTCTGGTCGCCAAAAGTTCAAATTAGGACCCCATACGATACACAAACAAGAGCAGTAGAGCTTGTTAAGGTAATAGCATGGCGAGCGCGAACCTAAGATATGGACATACCTAGACAAACCATAGCACAGTCCAAGACTACTGTTTGAACTGATAAAAGTGAACAAAAAGTAGGTAATTAAGAACTACATAACTAACTAAAACAGAAAACAACCTTACTGAAGAAGTGAAGATAGACTACCACGTTGCAATCAACTATGTTTCAGAAAATGAAGTGGCAGCCCAGATGCAACATTTACACTAACATTACATGAAAAGATGTTGACTATGACCAATTATTCAGATACATGAGAAAGGCTCCATTAATTTAACATGACTTACAGAGCATCCTTATTGGCTAAGAGAGTTGAGGGAACTACAGTTCATTCACCCGTTAGGAGAAGGGTACTTCCTTATTTCAGAAATCCAGATGTTCATAGACAGTTCAATTGCAAACGAATCAGCTTCTAAGGAATATCACCAAACATTCAAGGCAAATCGGTTGCCAAAACTTTTCTAAGGAACCCCAACCCATGAGCCAGTTTACAATCTGTGGCTACATTGTCCATTGCTCTGTTGTAAGAAATTAAACTTCTTTTGTTCTTTGCATTAGATGCGATAAAGCTTATCTTATAGTCATTGAGTTCGCAGATATTAGAGTTAGTAGAATTGTCTGATGTATCCAGTTGGAGGATGGAGAAAGCTTTAAAGAAAAGGATAATTACAATACTGTGGTGCCCCCACACTTTTACCACTGTAGATAAAAGTGTACCAGCTGTGAATTATTATTTAACAAATTCTTGTTTTGCCAAAAAATAGCCCACCATCAGAGATCGCACAGAGTAATAGTTAGAACTACCTTTAATTCGTCCCTAGGAGTCTGAAGGCCACCTCAACTCCATCTTATACTTGCAAAGAGCAATTCCTGTAAAGGGGTTATATAGCAAGGGTGAtcactttcgtactcagcaagtcaatAGTAGCAAAACATAGATGCATAAATGATACCTTTATATCCTACATCATGGTCATTCATATTTCATCATCAAATCTAAGTTTATTTTGTAAAAGGGTTTCCAAAAGGGACTTATAAAAACTAAAATACACTCATAACATTGACAAAGTTTGTAGCAACTCCCCGTACAAAAGCATGAATCacgatttaatttagcactGTGCAGGCTTGTACCACTTTACCCACAGCTACTCTGATTTTTAGGGCCTTTGCATTCCATTCGATTGCTAGACTTATCAGAGTACAAGACTTTTTCCCTCATTTCCATTTACTACACTCCACAACACCATATACGCTGGGTCGTCTAATGGGGTTTATATCATCTCCCATCTATCACTATGCATTCGATGGGGTTTTATATCATCTCCCATCATTGCTACGCATTTGATGGGGTTTATATCATCTCCCATCCTAACTACTCATAGATGGGGTCTATATCATCTCCCATCTGATTACTATGCTCTTGACGGGGTTTATATCATCTCCCATCCTCCTACAACTACATACCCATGTGGAGTATAATAAACTTAATAAGGTACTAGGCCCAGCCCATCTTGAGACAGATCCATGGTTGAAACGGTATACATGGTTCTCTGGTACAAGTGAGGGATCAATAATCTTTATATGTATATCAATATCTCCATCATAATCAGTCTAGCAAATAATATCATCATCTATATTATATTTACTTTATATGAATAATGGTTTGATGCAATACtaagagtaaaaattttataaaataggtTTTTAATTAGAATAGAAGGATCATCATCTATCAATATGATCAAAGAGAGACTTGCCTGAGTTTCtatagttttttaattttttgaggTTAATAACTGCCTAGCATTTGCCGAGCCTGAGTATCTGTAGTTGAAATCGAAATTATCTAGTGCCGATTGACCCATTTTCCATTCTAGCTTTATGAAACTTAATCATGATGTCATTGTTTTCCAACTAATTGAACCATGTGCCATGAATTAATATTAATGATTTCTATTTAGGATTTAATTAAGTGCGCGTCGTTTCAAATATGCACATAATAACCCTGTATTAAGCTGATACCCGATGGGTGAGAGGGGGATCTGACTATTCTTATGTTCTTATGTAACAGGAGCTCTAAGATAGTTTATCCCCTCAATTCAGTATTCAATTTGTCAGAACAAGCAACTCTAAGTAGTTTATCCCCTCAATTCACAGAACAAGGAAAGATGTACCTTCTACCATCCTCGAACAGAGCTAAAAGAGCATCTGAATTAATACTTTTCCACCATCCCTCGGACTACTTGACAACTCTGCCAACAAGAAAGCACCGAACAATCTAATTCCAGCACACAGTAAAGACGTTTTGTTTAATCGAACTGAGATGTCTAACAACAGAAGAAAATATTCACCAACCACCACCAACCTGGGTGTTGTTCTTGGCGCTCATCATCAGCACGGACAGCGGCCCCGTGCTgaattcctcctcctccttcttcccctgCTGCTCAGAGAGCAGAAGAAGAATACCACGTCAACAGTTATCCACCATACACAAACCACACGGACAGAGGGAATATATGCGGTAAAAACTTTCGAGGGTTTTGGGTAGGCGGCTTACAGTGGCTTCCTCCGCCATCGGCGAGACGGCTCACGAAGGGAATCCCAGCGGTGGCGAGCCCGGTCGAgggaacggcggcgacggcgagtacggcggcgacggcgagtgcgGCGGCTAGGGCAAACTCGCGAGCGGACGCGGGTTGGGGCAAAGCTATATATCTTcgtgggctgggctgggctgggctgtgAGGCGGTTAGTTGATGTCGGTGGGGAAagatgggccttgggccttggaGGTCTCTGCCAATCCTCTTCTGCACGTGTAATATTtacttggaataagttcaccagaggtccctcaacttaacagcgagattttttaaggtcccttaaccacaaaaccagaaatcttcacccctaaactatacaaaaccgtctaATTTGGGTCACAAGGCAGTATAGATGTCTGAttttactgacgtggcatcctagtcagtaaaaataataaaataaatacgtaGGGGCTCACATAtcagtgagaaaaaaatgatgtggacCCCatatctcttttttcttttctttttctcttctcttctcaacGTCTCAGTTCTCACGCCTAGGCAGGCAGATGCAGGTGTGCAGCCGACGGCGGAGCGGGCGCGGCTGCCGGCGCAGCGGGCGCTGCGACGCGCGGGGAAGAAGctggagagggggagaggaggcggccggcgcgaccGCCCGCGACGGCGGGAgcagcgggcgccgccgcctctccccataCGGAGCCACGGTGGGTgagcgggcgagcggcgacCTCGCTGTCGCCAGCCACGCCGCCTCCACAGCGCCGCGCAGATGCTGTCATTCGGCGCCCTCGGAATCACCACCACTACGTCCTGCAGCGCCTGCCTTTGCACGTTCGGCGACGGCTGGTACAGCCGGAGCACCTCGTTCAGCACGCACCCCATCTTCGTCAGCttccccagcgccgccgcgtcgaggaGGCCCGACcgcccggccgcctccaccacctcctcccgcaccgccgcctgccACTCCGGGTGCGCCGCCAGCATCAGCAGCGTCCACGACAGCCGCTCCCGCTCACCGCGGTGCTCGACACGGGTAGCGACCTCATCTGGACGCAGTACGACGCGCCGTGCCGGAGGTGCTTCCCACAGCCGGCGCCGCTGTACGCGTCGGCCAGGTCCGTGACGTGCGCCAACGTGTCGTGCTGCTCGCCGATGTGCCAGGCGCTCAGAGCCCGTGGTCCCGCTGCTCGCCGACGGCACCTCCACCGACGGCATCCTCGCCACCGAGACGTTCACGCTCGGCACGGACGCCGCCGTGCGTGGCGTCGCCTTCGGGTGCGGGACGGAGAACCTCGGCAGCATAGACAACTCCTTCGGCCTGGTCGGCATGGGGAGAGGCCCACTGTCGCTGGTGTCGCTGAAGAAGAACGTCTTGCACTCGTCCACCAGCTCCCGCGTCGTCAGCTTCCTCTCGCGCCCCCGCGCTCGCCTTGTTCCCTCCCAGCAGCAGCTACAGCAGGTcgttcgtcttcttcctcccgctgCAGCCGCTGGTGACGCCGCGACTCGATGATGTCGAGCAGGAGCGCGTCGATCTCCCGCCCCAGCTTCCACGCCTCATAGTTGGCGCGGCACGCCGACGAGGCGGGTGGAGCGGAACAGCATCGCCTGCATGGCCTGCAGCTTGTGGAAGACCCCAGCGCCGGTGGCGTCATCGTCGGTGCCGATGCCGAAGCTGGCCTTGGCGATGATCTCGGCGGCGTTCCAGACCACGCCCTTCTCGATGTCGATGCAGCTCTACCCCGACACCACCATGTCGCTCCACTCGCCCAGCATCTTCGACGTCGTCTCCGGATGGGGAGAGGCGGGCGCtagccgccgctcccgccgtcgcgggcggtcgcgccggccgcctcctctccccctctcccgcttCTTCCCCGCGCGCCGCAGCGCCCGCTGCGCCGGCAGCCGCGCCTGCTCAGCCGTCGGCCGCACACCCACATCTGCCCGCCTGCGCGTGAGAACTAACAAgatgagaagagaaaaagggaagaaaaaaagatgtgggcccacatcattttctctcactgacatgtgggccccatatatttattttattatttttttctgactagtatgccacgtcagcaaaaccagtCATCTATACTGCCTTGGGATCCAAATtagacggttttgtatagtttaggggtgaagatttctgattttgtggttaagggaccttaaaaTCTTgatgttaagttgagggacctccggtgaacttattcctatttaCTTCCGTTTGAATTTTAAATACACGTGTACTAATATTTATTACAGAGTTAACAGTTTCTTAAAGAAAGTCTTGTTTTATAGAAGTAATTTTATAAAtgtatttaataaaactaatttcagatCATGACTTTTCTGGGGGGAATGTCATTGGACTATCTTTATTAATAAGAAAATATAGTTACATCGTCCACGCTCATAATAAAGCTAGGGGCCGGTTCATTGATCCATATACAtgattttcttgaaaaaaaaaagacctagCCAATTCATGGAAACCCTATCAAAACCATTATGTAAATTGTTGCAATCTTCGTATATGGCTATCGATGCCGTTGTCGAGAAACCTCCATCTAACATAATGTCAACAACCTACATACAATCTATCTGAATAATAAACTTATTCCAAACCATGACTTGGTGCTGATGGAAAACTAATTTCACAAGTAATATTAAATGGGTTCTTGCCATGTACAATATTTATAAGCTAAAGTATATAAGTTGAAATCCGTTTCTATTTCGACTTTAGAATCTCAATAAGAAGACCTAAGTAACCATACTCTATATCCCTTAGCTCTAGCTTTAAATACTATGCTTTACATATCagatgttttaaaaaaattcttgctactaaaaaataccaaaaagtaTGTCCATTGAAGaatgcagcggcggcgccctgaACCATATCTCCCGCACATTAAGGATACACGTtattctcctcctcctgctctaAACAAATCACagacaataaaaaaaagcaatgGTTGAGCTAGTAGGAGCTCCGCTTGATCCGGTAAATGAGCTAGTATCAATCTATCATGTGTCTATGCTCCTACCCTACCTCGAGCATTGTTCTCCTTCCGAGAGGCTAAGCGGTGGACTTATTAAACCTGATTGGAGCCATGTTTGAAAACACAagatagatttttctt
Proteins encoded in this window:
- the LOC127758528 gene encoding putative polyol transporter 1; the encoded protein is MAEEQKNTPDMAASSESEHAPPRKKANVRFAFACAILASMTSILLGYDIGVMSGASLFIKEDMKITDVEVEILLGILNLYSLVGSFAAGRTSDWIGRRLTIILAAVIFFVGAIMMGLSVNYPMLMAGRFVAGIGVGYALMIAPVYTAEVSPASSRGFLTSFPEVFINFGILLGYVSNYAFSRLRLQLGWRLMLGVGAAPSVALALMVLAMPESPRWLVMKGRLADAKVVLGETSDTAEEAATRLAEIKEAVAIPADLDGDVVAVPKRAGGERRVWKELILSPTPAVRRVLLSALGIHFFQQSSGIDAVVLYSPRVFQSAGITDKNKLLGTTCAVGVTKTLFILVATFTLDRFGRRPPLLASAGGMVATLVTLGLGLTVIGEGATGGGWVIAVSIASILAFVAFFSIGLGPITWVYSSEIFPLHLRALGCSLGVGLNRVTSGVISMTFLSLSKAITIGGSFFLYAGIASLAWLFFFTYLPETRGRTLEQMGELFGIHNMAGDDDSAATPPPSPEEEEKITNYVEMAAPSSSSSTATSSHHAK
- the LOC127767354 gene encoding uncharacterized protein LOC127767354, which encodes MAEEATQGKKEEEEFSTGPLSVLMMSAKNNTQVLINCRNNKKLLGRVRAFDRHCNMVLENVREMWTEVPKTGKGKKKALPVNKDRFISKMFLRGDSVIIVLRNPK